GGGGTGGGGAAACCGGTGGTCATCGTGGTCATGGGACTTCCTTGGCTCTGTCGGGTCGGGCGTCGCCAGCCGGGGAACGGGGCCGGATGCTCAGGGCTTGGGGGCGGTGCCGGCGGTCAGCCGGCGGCCCCTGCCGTGGTGGCGGACGGACCGGCCTGAGGGCCGAGATTGCGGAGGCGGGCGAGGTTGACGGCACCGGGCTGTGCCTGCTGCTGCTCCGGACGAGGCAGCTCCATCGCCATGCCGTTCTTCAGGACATAGGTGTGGTCGGCCATGTCGACGAAGATCGGGGCGTGGGTCATGACGATGGTCGTCGCCCCACGCTGCTTGGCGGCCGCCACGAAGGCGCGGACGGCCTTGATGCCCAGCTCGTCCAGGCCGGCGGTCGGCTCGTCCAGCACCATCAGCGGCGGCTGTCCGAAGGCGGCGCGGGCAAGGCCGATCAGCCGGGCGCTGGCGCCGGTGATCGGGGACAGCGGGTCGTTGACCTCGGTCTCGTAGCCCATGGGGAGGCTTTCGATCCACTCGTGGATGCCGACGGACTTGGCGGCCTCCTCCACCTGTTCGCGGGTGGCTGTGGTGAAGCGGGCGATGTTGTCGGCGATGCTGCCGGGCAGGAGATCGACCTGCTGCGGCAGGTAGCCGATGCCCTGTTCGGGAGCGTCGGGGGTCAGGGTGGCGACGGACAGGCCGCCAAGCCGCACCGTCCCCGCCGACGGGAGGGCGACACCGGCCAGCAGGCGGGCGAGGACCGACTTGCCCGAGCGGTTGGGGCCGGCGATGCAGACGGTCTCGCCCGGCTCGATGGAGAGAGTGACGCTGCGCAGGATCGGCTTCTGGTCGCGGGGGGAGACGAACAGCAGATTCTCCACCGTCAGGCGTTCGCTCTCCACCGGGACGGCGGGACGCTCCGGCTCACGCGACAGGCGCTTCAGCAGCGGCAGCAGGCGGCGGACGGCCTGGGCGGAACGGACCAGCCCGCCCCAGGCGCCGGCGGTCTGTTCGATGGGGGCGAGGCCGCGGCCGACCAGCATCGAGGTGGCGATCATGCCGCCGAAGGACAGGTGCTGCTCGATCACCAGCCAGGCGCCGATGCCCGTCACGGCGATCTGCAGGACCATGCGGACCCACTTGGTGGCGGCGCCGATGGAGGCGCTGCGCTCATAGCCCTGGTTCTGCAGGGCGCTGGCGGTCAGGAAGTCGCGGTTGACGGCATCGAGCGCGGTGTCGCCCATGCGCAGGCCGCGCACGGTGTCGGAGCGGGAGGCCAGGGCCTCGAACAGCTTCTGGGCGCGGCCGGCCGGCAGCTTGCTTTCGTCGTTGACGTCCTTGACGGCCACATAGCCGATCCAGCCCATCACCGCCATGATCGCCATCGACACGACCAGGACCAGCGCCAGCATCGGATGGATCACGTAGATGCCGATGACGTAGAGCGGCGCCCAGGGCAGATCCATCAGCGCCGGCAGCGACGGACGGGCGAAGGCGGCCTTCAGCTCCATCAGGTCGGCGAGCGGGCCGTTGTCCGGCCGGCCGCGGCCGGCGGCGTCCAGCGCGTCGGCGGTCAGCCGGCGGCGCCACCGCACCTCCAGCGCGTTGCCGGCACGGGCAAGCAGGCGCGACCGCACCATCTCCAGCACGCCGCTCAGCGTCAGCGCCATGACCACGATGAGGGTCAGCATGATCAGGGTGTCGTAATTGCCGGACGGAATGGCCCGGCTGAACACCTGAAGCGAATAAAGCGGCATGGCCAGCATCAGCGCGTTGATGGTGGCACTGAAGATAAATGCACTAACAAGTACCCTGGTAAAATAAGAGCGGTTGAAAGCCGCCTCCGGCTTATCGATACCGGTCCCTTGCATAGTGTTGGACTTGGTCGAAATAGGCATAAACAGCCCTCCAATTGTCACCGGTCGGCGCAGTGCCCACTGGATGCAGGCGGGCTCAGGGAACGCGATCTTGGTAAATGGGACATTAACATTCGGAAGCGTCACAGGATTGCCACGGGATGCCACCACTTTTGCGCAGCTCTACCCCGGACTTACCTGCTCTTACGGTCCGTCTTGCGGCATTTTGCCGGAAGGGGGTGCATGACTTATTGCCGGTTGGACGAGGCGGACGGAGCCGGTATCGTGGCCGGCGTCGGACCCGGCCGGTCCGGATGCGGCGCGGCTCACCCCATTGGCCGACACAGTCGAAACCATATCCGGAGATGAGAATGGAAGGGCGCAAGGTCCCCTCGGTGGTGTTCAAGACCCGTGTGCGCGACGAAAGCGTGGACGGCCCCAACCCGTTCCGCTGGCAGGACGTGGCCAGCGACGAATTGTTCCAGGGCAAGCGCGTCGTCCTGTTCTCGCTGCCCGGCGCCTTCACGCCGACCTGCTCCAACGAGCAGTGCCCGGCCTTCGAACGGCTTTACGACGAGTTCAAGGATCTCGGCGTCGACGAGGTCTACTGCCTCAGCGTCAACGACGCCTTCGTCATGTTCCAGTGGGGCAAGAGCCTGAACCTGAAGAAGGTCAAGCTGATCCCCGACGGCTCGGGCCATTTCACCCGCCGCATGGGCATGCTGATCGACAAGGATCATCTGGGCTTCGGCTTCCGGTCCTGGCGCTATGCCATGGTGGTCAAGGACGGCGTTGTCGAGAAGTGGTTCGAGGAGCCCGGCATCAACGACGAGGGCGAGAACGGCGATCCCTACGGCGAATCCTCGCCGGAAAACGTGCTGGCCTATCTGCGCGGCTGACGCCGCCGATTCGACGGCCGATGACGGAAGGCCGGAGGGGCGGGGGCTCCGCCGGCCTTTCCCATGGCCGCCGAACGCCATTCGGCCCCGTCCGCGGCCGGGCAGGTTGCAAAGCATCCTGCATGTGCGTGCATCGGATGGGGCCTGATCCTTTTCGATAGACAAATACCGTTGCCTTGCTACCTTCCGCAGTGATCATCGCGGATGAGGCGTAGCAGGTGGCATCGTATCGGCGGGCCCGGAATATCCTGGTTGCATGGATTGCAGCGCTGACGCTGCTTGCAGCTTTCGCCGATTGGCCGGGCGCCATGGCCGGCGAACCGGCGCCTCCGCTTCTGCCGCGCAAGGTCGTCATCGAGAAGACTTCGGCATCGGGTCTGGCGGCGGGTGCCTTCATGGCGCTCCAGTTCCATGTCGCCCATTCCACCGAGATCACCGGCGTCGGCCTGGTTGCCGGCGGTCCGTTCCTCTGTGCCGCGGAGAATCCGCTGCTGGCGGCGTCCTGCATGCAGGGCAACGCGCTTTGGCCGCGCGGGCAGTCGCTGTACGAGGCGGCG
The sequence above is drawn from the Azospirillum lipoferum 4B genome and encodes:
- a CDS encoding type I secretion system permease/ATPase yields the protein MPLYSLQVFSRAIPSGNYDTLIMLTLIVVMALTLSGVLEMVRSRLLARAGNALEVRWRRRLTADALDAAGRGRPDNGPLADLMELKAAFARPSLPALMDLPWAPLYVIGIYVIHPMLALVLVVSMAIMAVMGWIGYVAVKDVNDESKLPAGRAQKLFEALASRSDTVRGLRMGDTALDAVNRDFLTASALQNQGYERSASIGAATKWVRMVLQIAVTGIGAWLVIEQHLSFGGMIATSMLVGRGLAPIEQTAGAWGGLVRSAQAVRRLLPLLKRLSREPERPAVPVESERLTVENLLFVSPRDQKPILRSVTLSIEPGETVCIAGPNRSGKSVLARLLAGVALPSAGTVRLGGLSVATLTPDAPEQGIGYLPQQVDLLPGSIADNIARFTTATREQVEEAAKSVGIHEWIESLPMGYETEVNDPLSPITGASARLIGLARAAFGQPPLMVLDEPTAGLDELGIKAVRAFVAAAKQRGATTIVMTHAPIFVDMADHTYVLKNGMAMELPRPEQQQAQPGAVNLARLRNLGPQAGPSATTAGAAG
- a CDS encoding peroxiredoxin is translated as MEGRKVPSVVFKTRVRDESVDGPNPFRWQDVASDELFQGKRVVLFSLPGAFTPTCSNEQCPAFERLYDEFKDLGVDEVYCLSVNDAFVMFQWGKSLNLKKVKLIPDGSGHFTRRMGMLIDKDHLGFGFRSWRYAMVVKDGVVEKWFEEPGINDEGENGDPYGESSPENVLAYLRG